The genomic region CAATTATTTCTTGAACACATAAATCTCTATCATATTTTTCAAATAGTATAATAATATTATCTAAAAAAGATATTTTTTTGAGTAATAAAGAATTTTCTTTAATAATTTTTTCTTGTTCAATAGTAAGATTATATAAAAATAATGGTATTAATTTAGTTGCATTAATATTCATGTTAACTCTAATATTTCTTAAAAAAACAACAATTTTTTGTATAAAATTCATATTGTATAAAACTTTTTTATCGTACAATTCATCATTATACTCTGGAAATAATTGCAACATAATTGTTTTATCTGTAATATTTCGAATTAATTTTACACGCTGCCAAATTGCTTCAGTAATAAATGGAATAATAGGATGCGCTAATCTTAAAAGTGATTCAAGAATATATATTAAAATATTTTTAGTAAAATATTCTTCTTTAGAAGAACCTTGTTTAATTATTATTTTTACAAATTCTAAATACCAATCACAAAATACATTCCAAACAAAATCATATAAAACATTAGCAGCAACGTCAAAACGATAAGTATCTAAAGATTTTCGATATAATTTAACTGTATTATTGAATTCTATTAAAATCCATTTATTTATTAATGACATACTATCTTTTACGCAAAAATTTAAAAAACTATGATTCTTTATATTTAAAATGACAAATCTACTAGCATTCCAAAGTTTATTACAAAAATTACGATATCCTTTTAATCTGCTCATATCCCATTGTATATCACGAGTACTTGATGCTAAAGCAGAAAAAGTAAAACGCAGTGCATCCGTACCAGTTGATTCAATTCCTTTAGGAAATTGTTTTGTAGTACGTTGTATGATTTTATCATGCAATTTAGATTGTAATAGATTATTCGTTCTTTTTTCAATTAATTTATTCAATGAGATGCCATCTATCATATCAATAGGATCAATTACGTTGCCTTTCGATTTAGACATTTTTTTTCCATCTTCATCTCGAATTAAACCTGTTATATATACATTTTTAAAAGGAACTTGAGATAATCCTCGTTTATCTTTAATAAAGTACATTGTTAACATAATCATTCTAGAGATCCAAAAAAAAATAATATCAAAACCACTAACTAAAACATTAGTAGGATGAAATAATTTTAAAAATTCAGTTTTTTTAGGCCATCCTAAAGTAGAAAAAGTCCATAATCCAGAAGAAAACCAAGTATCTAAAACATCATTTTCTTGTTTTAGATGAATATTATTTGATAAAGAATATTCTTTGCGTATTTCTTCTTCATTATGTCCAACATATATATTTTTATCATCATCGTACCAAATTGGAATACGGTGTCCCCACCATAACTGGCGAGAAATACACCAATCTTCAATATTTTTCATCCAAGATGAGTACATGGTTTCATATTGTTGGGGTATAAAATTTATTTTTTTATCTTTAACAGCTTTTAAAGCAACTTGTGCTAATTTAGATGTTTGTAAGTACCATTGATTAGTTATCATTGGTTGAATTATAGAACCACTTCTATCACTACAAGGAATGACAATATTACATTCTTCAACTTTTTCTAAAAGTCCTAATTTTTTTAATTTTTCAATAACTTTAATACGTGCAGATAAAATGTCTAATTTTTGAAATTGATAGGGAATAAATGTACTATGTTCTGTGGATGCATTACCTTGATAATCATAAACTTCAGCAACAGATTTTATTCGTCCATCAAAAGTAAAAATATTAATCATTGGCAATTTATGACTAAATCCTACTTTATAATCATTAAAATCATGTGCTGGTGTAATTTTTACACAACCTGTTCCTTTTTCTATATCTGCATATTTATCTTTAATAATAGGAATAACTCTATTAATTATAGGACATTTTACATATTGACCAATAAAACTATTGTATTTATGGTTTTCAGGATGAATAGCAATAGCTGTATCTCCAAACAAGGTTTCAGGTCTTGTTGTTGAAATCACTAAATATTGTATTTTATCATCTAAAACAGAATTTTTTTGAATAATTGGATATCGAATAAACCACTTTTTTCCTTTTATTAAACGATGATCTACTTCTAAATCTGAAATTACAGTTTCTAATTTTGAGTCCCAGTGCACTAATCTTTTTTTTTGATAAATAAAATTTTTTTTATATAATAAAATAAAGGCTTCTCTAACAGCTATAGAGATACCAGGATCTAAAGTAAATTTTTCATGATCCCAATCAACAGAAATCCCTAAACGTCTCATTTGCTTAGTAATAATACTATTAGATTCTTTTTTCCATTTCCAAATTTTTTTTACAAAATCATTTCTATTAAAATTTTTTTTAGTTTTATTTTCTTCTAAAAATATTTTGTTTTCAACTAATATTTGTGTTGCTATTCCAGCATGATCTGTTCCTACTTGCCAAAATGTATTTTTTCCTTGCATTCTGTGATAACGAATTAAAATATCCATAATTGTCTGTTGAAAAGCATGTCCCATATGCAAACTACCTGTAATATTTGGAGGTGGCATCATAATGCAAAAAGTTTCTTGCTTAGTATTATCAGGTTTAAAATATCCATTTTTTTCCCAAAAACTATAAAAAAATTCTTCAATATGTTTAGGATTATAAATTTTTTCCATTATATTTAACTATTAATTAATAAAAGAGGCGATAGTGCCATGTAAAAAAGATAGTATCTTAATTAATAAAAATTAGCAGTATATTATTTAAGTTACTTAAGAATAAGTATAGTTTGATTGATTTAATAAAAATTGAGATAAAAGTTCGACAGGACGACCTGTTGCTCCTTTATTTTTACCAGATTTCCATGCAGTTCCAGCAATATCTAAATGCGCCCAATTATATTTCCGTGTAAAATAAGAAAGAAAAAACGCAGCAGTTATAGCACCAGCTTTTCCTTTTCCAATATTAGATAAATCTGCAATATCAGAACTAAGTTGTTTTTGATATTCTAAAAATAATGGCAAACGCCATATTTTATCATCTGTTTGCTGAGAAGCTCGATTTAATTCTTTTGCAAGATCTTCACTATTAGTAAAGAGACCACTTACAGATTCTCCTAATGCTGTAACACATGCTCCAGTTAATGTTGCAATATCAATAACTATATTTGGAGAAAAACGTTCTACATATGTTAAAGCATCAGATAATACCAAACGTCCTTCAGCATCAGTATTCAATACTTCCACTGTTCGACCAGACATAGTAGTTAAAACATCTCCTGGTCTAAAAGAATTACTTCCAATCATATTTTCACAACTAGCTATGATTCCTATTATTGTTAAAGGTAGCTGTAATTCAGCAGCCATAATTAAAATACCATATACTGCTGCAGCACCACACATATCATATTTCATTTCATCCATATTTAAAGAAGGTTTTATAGATATTCCTCCAGAATCAAAAGTTAAACCTTTTCCTACTAAGGCAATTACTTTTTTATTAATTATATTATTACCAGAATATTTTATTACAGACATAAATGGTTTATTTTTTGCACCATCTCCAACTGCTAGATAAGCATTCATTTTTAAATTTTTCATTTCTATAAAATCAATAATATCGACAGTAATATTTTTTTTATATTTTTTAAAAATTTTTTGAGCTTGATGGGATAAATACAAAGGATTACAAATATTAGGAGGTAAATTGCTAAGATTTTTTGCATAAGAAATTCCACGATCAATTGCTAATGCATGTTTTAAAGATGTTTGAGCGATAAAAAAATCATTTTCTTTTAAAATATTTAATGTAATTAAATTTAAATTTAAATGATTGCTATCTTTTTTATTTATTTTTATAATTTTATAAAGATTTTCCCTTATAGCAAGAACAGTCACTCTAATCAGCCAATATATGTTGTATTGATCGCTAATATTTATATCAATCAAAGAACAAATAATATTTTTTACAGAAATTTTTTTTAAAATATTTATTGTATTTTTTAGTATTTTTTTAAATATCAATATATTTATATTATTTTTATCACCACAACCTATTAACAATATTCTTTTAGAAAAAATTTGAGGAACGTTATATAACATAAGTGTCTCTCCTATTTCCCCTTTTATGTCTCCTAATTTTATTATATTTTTGATATACCCATTACTGCATTTATCTAAGTGTTTGGCAGAAACAGAAAGTTGATAAAAATTAAAAATACCCACTACTATACAATCAGTTTTTTCTTTATCTAAAGAACAATTCTTTATAAAAAAATTCATGATATTTCTCTATTCAAAATGTTTTATATTCTAATTTAAAAAAATATTTTTCTAAAAAATTATATTTTACTATACTTTAAATTATTTTTTAAATAAAAAGCATATTCAATACATAAATCTATTTTTGATGCAATTAAAATTATGATGTTTTTAATTTAATAAAAATATTATATACTATAAAAATAATTTTTCTTCAATTGCAATTTTATTAAAAAACAATTTTTCTTCAATATGAGATTTTAATATGAATAATCTTTATAAACGTGATTGTTTGAGACTTTTAGATTTTACTTCTTTAGAAATCAATAATATTATATTATTAGCTGAAAAACTAAAAAAAGATAAAAAAAATAATAAAGAAATTCCATTGCTTAAAACAAAAAATATTGCTTTAATTTTTGAAAAAGAATCAACTCGTACTAGATGTTCATTTGAAGTTGCTGCTTTTGATCAAGGTGCTAATGTTACATATCTTGGACCAGGAAGTACTCATCTCGGAGTAAAAGAATCAATAGAAGATACTGCCAAAATACTTGGACGTTTATATGATGGAATTCAATATCGAGGTCATGATCATAAAATAATAGAAATTTTATCAAAATACTCAAAAGCACCTGTATGGAACGGTTTAACTGAAAAATTTCATCCGACACAATTACTTGCTGATTTATTAACTATAAAAGAAAATTTCCCAGAAAAAAAATTTTGTAACATAAAATGTGCTTATGTTGGAGATGCACATAATAATATAGGTAACAGTTTCTTAGAAGCAGCATTATTAGTTGGATTAGATCTACGCTTAGTTGCTCCTAAAGAATGTTGGCCAGAAAAAAAATTATTTAAATTTTGCCAAGAAGAAGCTAAGAAGAAAAAAAGAAATATAATATGCACTGAGAATGTTGCAGAAGGTGTAAAAAATGTAGATTTTATATATACTGACGTATGGGTATCTATGGGAGAACGCAAAGAAATATGGGAAAAAAGAATTAAATTATTAAGACCTTATCAAGTTAATCGCAATATGTTAAATATGACTTATAATTCTCAAGTGAAAATCTTACATTGCCTGCCAGCATTACATGATCAAAAAACTGACATGGGAAAATCGATACTAAAAAAATATGGTTTTCAAAACGGAATGGAAATAACAGATGATATCTTTAAAGAAAATCAAAAAATTATTTTTGAACAGGCAGAAAATCGATTACATACTATAAAAGCTCTTCTTGTATCTAGTCTTTTAAAAAAAAATAATTTATAATAGACACATTAAAAAAATAAAAGTAAAATTTACTATAATAAATTATTTAAATGTTATAAAATTAATATTTATTATAATTTTTTATATATCGTAGATCATCTCATGCTATTTTTATTTTAAATATCAAGGATAAATAAATTTTGAGAAATTCTCTATATAAAAAAAGTATAATTTCAATTAATGATCTAAAACGTAAAGAATTAGAATTAGTTTTAAATAAATCATTTTCTCTTAAAAAAAAACCTGAACCTAATTTATTAAAAAATAAAATTATTGCAAGTTGTTTTTTTGAAGCTTCCACTCGTACTCGTCTATCATTTGAAACTGCAATTTATAGATTAGGAGCTACAATGGTAGGTTTTTCAGATGGTAATAATATTTCTTTAAAAAAAAAAGGAGAAACATTAGCTGATACAATTTCAGTTATTAGTTCTTATGTAGACGGAATTATTATTCGACATCCTCAAGAAGGATCTGCACGATTAGCTGTAGAGTTTTCTAATAAAATACCTATTTTTAATGCAGGAGATGGAGCTAATCAACATCCAACACAAACTCTCTTAGATCTTTTTACTATTCAAGAAACTCAAAATAGACTAACGCATTTAAATATTGCCATGGTAGGAGATCTTAAATATGGAAGAACTGTTCATTCACTAACACAAGCATTAGCTAAATTTAACAATAATAAATTTTTTTTCATCTCACCTGATGCTTTAATAATGCCGAATCATATTAATGATATGCTTGATAAAAAAGAAATTTATTGGAAAAGATACAAAAATATTGAAGAAGTAATTTCTGAAATAGATATTTTATATATGACTCGTATTCAAAAAGAAAGATTAGACTCTACTGAATATACAAATGAAAAATCAAAATTTGTATTACATACTCAAACTTTAAAAAATGCACGTGATAATTTAAAAATATTACATCCTCTTCCTCGCATAGATGAAATAGATCGTGATGTCGATAATACACCTTATGCATGGTATTTTAAACAAGCTGCCAATGGGATTTATGCACGTCAAGCAATTTTATCTTTAGTATTAATAGAACAACACTCATGACAAAAAAATGCAAATAAATAAACTTCAAGTAGAAGCAATTAGATCTGGCAGTGTAATTGATCATATTCCTGCAAATATCGGTTTTAAACTACTATCTTTATTTAGATTTACTGAAACAGAAAAACGCATTACTATAGGTTTAAATTTACCTTCTAAAAAATTAGGGAAAAAAGATATCATAAAAATTGAAAATACTTTTTTAAGCGATGATCAAATTAATCAATTAGCAATTTATTCTCCATATGCTACTGTAAATTATATTAATGAATACAATCTAGTAGAAAAGATTTTTCCGACTTTGCCAGAAACAATTAATCGTATTTTAATTTGTCCAAATAGTAATTGTGTTAGTAATCATAATTTTATAACATCTAGTTTTATCTTTAAAAAAGATAAATTTGAAAATATACATTTAAAATGTCAGTATTGTGAAAAAGAATTTTCCAAAAATATAGTTTTGTCATATCAATAATATTGATATTATTATAATATATTTATATATTTACAATAAAAAAAATGGTATTTTATGAAGGATATAATTCAAACAGCAAATGCTCCTAAACCTATTGGACCTTATTCGCAAGCAATTAAAATTGATAATTTTATCATGTTATCAGGACAAATACCTATTGACGTTATATCTAATCATATACCTGAAAATATTGGCGAACAAACCTATCTAGTTCTTATGAACATTAAATCTATTTTAATACATCAACAATTCCAAATAAAAGATATTGTTAAAACAACAATTTTTACTACTGATTTAAAAAAAATTGATATTATTAATGAAATTTATAAAAAATTTTTTATACAAAATCAATCTGAATTTCCTGCTCGATCTTGTGTTGAAGTTCAAGCATTACCTAAAAACGTAAAAATAGAAATTGAAGCAATAGCATTTAAAAAATTATAATTAGTTAGTATTTTTATAATATTAACAAACATATTTTTAATATGCCGCAAAGCGGCATAAAAATTAAAATATTAAATACTTTTACGACGAAAAAAAGAAGCTTTAGATTCATTTTTTTTAGAGGTATTAGATTTATTCAAACTATTTTCAGAAAAACGACGATTATTATTTTTATCTCTATTTAATGAAGAACGATGAAATATTTTATTATCATATGATCTAGAATTTATTAATAATTGCATATTAATTGGTTTGTTTAAAATTCTAGTACGAGTAAAATTTTGTAATAAATCTTTCGAAAGTTCTTTAGGCAATTCAATTGTAGAATAAGAAGAAAACAATCGAATATTACCAATATTACGACTATTAATATTCCCTTCGTTAGCAATAGCTCCAACGATATGACGAACTTCTACTCCATCATTACGACCTACTTCAATACGATATAAATCTGTATCCTTATTTTCACGACGTTCATTGCGACGTAATCGATTGTTTCGATTACCTTCTCGTCGACGATCATCTTTGAAAAATGAATCACGAGATGAACGATTTATTACGTCTGGTTTTATAATTAAAGGTCGTTCACCTTGAGCCATTTTTAAAAGAGCAGCAGCTAAAGTCTTTATATCTAAATCATCTGTAGAATATAATTTATCTAATAACGCACTGTATTGATCTAAATCTCTACTTTCTAACTGCTGCTGTACTTTTTTTGCAAATTGTTCTAAACGTCTTTGACATAACAATTCTATTTTTGGCAATTGAACTTCTGGAATAGTTTGTTTTATAGTACGTTCTATATTACGCAATAAACGACGTTCTCTATTTTCAACAAAAAGTAATGCACGACCTGCACGACCTGCACGACCAGTTCGACCTATACGATGCACATAAGACTCTGAATCCATTGGAATGTCATAATTAATAACAAAACTAATACGATCAACATCTAAACCACGTGCAGCGACGTCAGTGGCAATTAAAATATCTAATCTACCATTTTTTAATCGTTCTAAAGTTTGTTCTCTTAATGCCTGATTCATATCTCCATTTAACGCGGCACTATTATATCCATTTCGTTCTAATGCTTCTGAGACTTCTAAAGTTGCATTTTTTGTTCTAACAAAAATAATTGTAGCAGAAAAATCTTCTGCTTCTAAAAAACGAATTAATGCATCAGTTTTACGACCGTATACCATCCAATAACTTTGTTTAATATCAGGACGTGTAGTAATGTTAGATTGTATCTTAATTTCTTTTGGATTTTTCATAAAACGTTTAGAAATACGACGTATGGCTTCAGGCATTGTAGCTGAAAATAATGCAGTTTGATGTTCTTTTGGGATTTTTGTCATAATAGTTTCTACATCTTCTATAAATCCCATACGTAACATTTCGTCTGCTTCGTCTAAAACTAATCCATGTAAATTTGAAAGATCTAATGTTCCTCTTTTTAAATGATCTAACAATCGTCCTGGAGTACCTACAACAATTTGAGGTCCTTGTCGTAATGCACGTAGCTGAAGTTCATATCTTTGTCCACCATATAAAGGTAAGACATGTATTCCAATCATATGCTTAGAAAAATCTGAAAACGCTTCAGCAACTTGAACTGCTAGTTCTCGTGTAGGAGCTAACACTAATATTTGAGGAGCCTTTAGATTAACTTTAAGATTATGTAATAAAGGCAGTGCAAAAGCAGCTGTTTTACCACTTCCAGTCTGCGCCATTCCTAATACGTCACGTCCCTCTAAAAGCAAGGGAATACAAGATAATTGAATAGGAGAAGGTTTAACGTATCCCATTTCTGTTAAAGATTGAATAATAAAAGGATTTAAACCAAGAAAAGAAAATGTGCTTTCAATATGAGTCATGCAGTAGATGTGCCTTTTAAGTTACAGTGGCCAGTCTACATAGCTCATTATGAAAATTTTTATTTGTTCTCATTGAAAGTTGTGAACCGGCTCAAATAAATGATATAAAAGTGAAAAATTGATTTTTTTAAAACCAATTATAATGTTTATTATTTATTGCTAATGATTTTTAAACATAAAATATCTGTATAAAAAAATAACATTAGCAATCAAGTAAAGTTTATTTTTTAAAAGATTAAATTGTTTTATCAAAAAAATAATCTTGAAAATAAGATAAATTAAATTTTATAATGTTTATATTTATATGGTACTATCTGAAAAGATATAAAGCTATATTTTATTAATAATGTTTTAAAATTTTTACTAAAAATAAAATAACATAAATAATATTAAGTAAAAATAATTATATCAGATAATAACATTATTTATTGATTTATTAGAAATAATAGAATTTTCTATTTCTTTAATACTTAATCTTAAACGTCCTTGACGATCTATTTCTAAAACTTTTACAGATATAATCTGATCAATTTTTAAATGATTAGATACTCTATCTACTCTTTTATCAGAAATTTGAGATATATGTACTAAACCTTCTTTTCCAATACCAATTGAAACAAAAGCTCCAAAGTCAACAATTCGAGTAACTTTTCCAGAATAAATACGACCTACTTCAATTTCAGCTGTAATTTCTTTAATTCTACGAATAGCATTTTTTGCTTTTTCTCTAACAGTAGCTGATATTTTTACTGTACCATCATCTTCAATTTCAATTATAGTACCCGTTTCTTCAGTTAGCATTCGAATTACAGACCCTCCTTTTCCTATTACATCTTTAATCTTTTCAGGATTTATTTTAATAGTATGAATTCGAGGTGCAAATTCAGAAATTTCATTTCTTGATTTACTTAATGCTTGATTCATAATATTTAAAATATGCAATCTAGCAGATTTTGCTTCATATAAAGCTGAACGAATAATTTCCTTATTAATTCCTTCAATTTTCATATCCATTTGCAATGCTGTAATTCCTTCTTTAGTACCCGAAACCTTAAAATCCATATCTCCTAAATGATCTTCATCACCTAAAATATCTGATAATAAAACATATTTATCTTTCTCTTTAACTAATCCCATAGCTATTCCAGCAACCGCTGATTTAATAGGAACTCCTGCATCCATTAAAGCTAAAGATGCACCACAAACAGAAGCCATAGAAGAAGAACCATTAGATTCAGTAATTTCAGATACTATTCTAATAGTATAAGGAAAATCATCTATTTTAGGCATTACAGCTAAAAGACTTCTTTTAGCAAGACGACCATGTCCGATTTCTCTTCTTTTAGGTGAGCCAACTATTCCTATTTCCCCTACAGAATAAGGAGGAAAATTATAATGAAATAAAAAATTATCTGTTCTATCACCTAATAGTTCATCTAAATTTTGCGCATCTCGAGATGTTCCTAGAGTTACAGAAACTAAAGATTGCGTTTCTCCTCGAGTAAACAATGCTGAGCCATGTGTACGAGGTAAAATACCAGTTCGTACATCTAAAGCTCTAATCATGTCTTTTTCACGTCCATCAATACGTATTTGATTATTTAATATACGTTTACGAACAATTTTTTTTTCAATTTTTTGGAGAATATTTTCTATTTCTAAAAGATCTACATTATTGTTCTCTTCAAAAAAGAATTTTATTATCTCTTCTTTAATAAAATTTAATTTTTCAAATCTTTCTTGCTTATTAAAAATAAAATAAGCATTACTTATATCTTTTTCAGATAATTCAATAATTTTTGATTCTAATTGTCTATTTATTTCTGGATAAGATACTGTCCAAGGTAATTTACTAGCTTCATTTGCTAATGAACGGATATTATTAATTACCACTTGTTGTTGTTGATGACCAAATATAATAGCTCCAAGAATCTGTTCTTCAGTAAGTATTTGAGATTCAGCTTCTACCATAAGTACGGCATTTTGAGTTCCTGAGATAACCAAATCTAAAGAACTATTTTTTATATCATCACTAATAGGATTTAGTATATACTGATTATTAATATAACCGACTCGAGCAGCTCCAACTGGTCCGTAAAACGGAATACCTGATAAGCTAAGAGCTGCAGATGCACCTATAATAGAAATTATATCAGGATTGATTTGTGGATTAACGGATACTACTGTTGCAATTATTTGCACTTCATTTAGAAAATTTTTTGGAAATAATGGACGAATAGGTCGATCTATTAATCGAGCTATTAATATTTCATTTTCACTGGGACGACCTTCTCTTCTAAAAAAACCACCAGGTATACGACCTGCAGCATATGTGCGTTCTTGATAATTAACAGTAAGTGGAAAAAACTTTTGTCCTATATTTATGTTTTTTTGTCCAACAACAGTAACAAAAACTGCCGTATCATCCATACTAGCCATAACAGCAGCTGTAGCCTGTCGAGCCATTATGCCTGTTTCTAAAGTAATAGTATGTTGACCATATTGAAATTTACGTACAATTGGATTTAGCAAAATAATATCCTTAAGATAAAACAAATTTTTTAATAAAAATAAATTGTATTTTAAAAATTTTATTATTCATTAACATTTAATTTAAAATTGTAAAAAAAGGGCTCATAAAGCCCTTTACAAAAAAATATATATATATTTATTAAAATAAAATTTTATATGTTTTAAATACACTATTTATCGTCTGATATTTAAATCTTCAATTAAAACAGTATAACGAGATATATTTTTTTTCTTTAAATAATCTAATAATTTACGACGTTTTGAAACCATATTTAAAAGACCTCTACGACTACAATGATCTTTTTTATGTTGAGAAAAATGCGTTTGAAGATGATTAATTTGATTCGTTAAAAGTGCAATTTGAACTTCTGTCATGCCACTATCTTTTTTGGACTTACCATACTGCAAAATAATTTTTTTTGTATCTGTTGAAGATAAAGACATATAATAATACTCCATATATATATAAAATCTTTTGAGTTGTTACCTATTAAACAATAAATTATTTAAAAAAATAATATCATGCTAATATAAAATTGAATAGTTAACAACTTAATTGCTAGATGTAGAAACTAGTCGATATGGAATTAACATGCTCTCATTATTAATTTTTCCTAATCCAATAAATTTTTTATTTTCAATTTCTATTACACGTACTAGACTATTTTTAATATGAGAATTTAAATATATTGATTGTCCCAGTTTAAAAGTATACAATTTTTTATAAGAAATAAATACTTGAGGTAAAAAAGATATAGGACTATCTATAGGCATTAATAAATTATCTATTTTTTTAAAAAAATTGATATTCTGAGAATCTAATTCATTTAATAATTGATCTAAATAAGAGATTTTAACTAATTTGGTATATGGATAATATCCTACTTGTAAACGACGCAAAAAAATTACATGTGCTCCACATTCTAATTTTTCTCCTAAATCTTCAACTAATGTTCGAATATAAGTGCCTTTTGAACAAAAAACTTTAAACTCAATTAGATTATCTTTTTGATTTATTGAATATATTTTATATATTGAAACTTTTCTTGAATTACGTAGAATACTTATGCCTTGACGTGCATATTTATATAATGGTATACCATTATGTTTAATGGCTGAATACATAGAAGGAATTTGATCAATTAAACCAGTTAATTCTTTTATAGAAGCATAAAGCTTATCAGGAGTAAAAAATATGGAACGTTTTTTTATAATTATACCATCAGAATCAGATGTAGACGTATTTTCACCTAATTTAGCAATAACATGATATCGTTTATTAGATTCTGTTAAATAAGAAGAAAATTTTGTAGATTCTCCAAAGCAAATAGGCAACATTCCTGTTGCTAAAGGATCCAAAGTACCAATATATCCTGCTTTTTTTGCATTGAAAATCGATTTGACTTTTTGTAAAGCATTATTAGAAGACATTCCTTGAGGTTTATCTAATAATAACAATCCATGAACATGGCGTTTTTTACAAAAAAACATCTATTTATCCTTTATTTTATTTTGAAAATAACTTGTTTTTTTATTTTTTACTAAATCTTTTAAAATTAAAGAAATTTTATTACCTTTTAAAAATGAGTCATCATAATAAAAAATAATATTAGGTATAATTCTTAATCTCATTTTTTGACATAATAATTTACGAATATAACCAGAAGCTTTATTTAATAAAATTAAAATTTTTTTTATATTTAATTGATCGTCGTTTTTTAAAAAACTAATAAATATTCGAGCATGAGATAAATCTTTTGAAACTTGAACTTCTGAAACAGTTATTATTGTG from Buchnera aphidicola (Artemisaphis artemisicola) harbors:
- a CDS encoding valine--tRNA ligase, translated to MEKIYNPKHIEEFFYSFWEKNGYFKPDNTKQETFCIMMPPPNITGSLHMGHAFQQTIMDILIRYHRMQGKNTFWQVGTDHAGIATQILVENKIFLEENKTKKNFNRNDFVKKIWKWKKESNSIITKQMRRLGISVDWDHEKFTLDPGISIAVREAFILLYKKNFIYQKKRLVHWDSKLETVISDLEVDHRLIKGKKWFIRYPIIQKNSVLDDKIQYLVISTTRPETLFGDTAIAIHPENHKYNSFIGQYVKCPIINRVIPIIKDKYADIEKGTGCVKITPAHDFNDYKVGFSHKLPMINIFTFDGRIKSVAEVYDYQGNASTEHSTFIPYQFQKLDILSARIKVIEKLKKLGLLEKVEECNIVIPCSDRSGSIIQPMITNQWYLQTSKLAQVALKAVKDKKINFIPQQYETMYSSWMKNIEDWCISRQLWWGHRIPIWYDDDKNIYVGHNEEEIRKEYSLSNNIHLKQENDVLDTWFSSGLWTFSTLGWPKKTEFLKLFHPTNVLVSGFDIIFFWISRMIMLTMYFIKDKRGLSQVPFKNVYITGLIRDEDGKKMSKSKGNVIDPIDMIDGISLNKLIEKRTNNLLQSKLHDKIIQRTTKQFPKGIESTGTDALRFTFSALASSTRDIQWDMSRLKGYRNFCNKLWNASRFVILNIKNHSFLNFCVKDSMSLINKWILIEFNNTVKLYRKSLDTYRFDVAANVLYDFVWNVFCDWYLEFVKIIIKQGSSKEEYFTKNILIYILESLLRLAHPIIPFITEAIWQRVKLIRNITDKTIMLQLFPEYNDELYDKKVLYNMNFIQKIVVFLRNIRVNMNINATKLIPLFLYNLTIEQEKIIKENSLLLKKISFLDNIIILFEKYDRDLCVQEIIDGVEVVVPILKLVDKEIELQRLIKEEKKIKLNILKIQKKVLNKKFLEYAPKNIVIEQKDNLSKLNEIYKKISKKIKFFKNLTH
- a CDS encoding leucyl aminopeptidase, yielding MNFFIKNCSLDKEKTDCIVVGIFNFYQLSVSAKHLDKCSNGYIKNIIKLGDIKGEIGETLMLYNVPQIFSKRILLIGCGDKNNINILIFKKILKNTINILKKISVKNIICSLIDINISDQYNIYWLIRVTVLAIRENLYKIIKINKKDSNHLNLNLITLNILKENDFFIAQTSLKHALAIDRGISYAKNLSNLPPNICNPLYLSHQAQKIFKKYKKNITVDIIDFIEMKNLKMNAYLAVGDGAKNKPFMSVIKYSGNNIINKKVIALVGKGLTFDSGGISIKPSLNMDEMKYDMCGAAAVYGILIMAAELQLPLTIIGIIASCENMIGSNSFRPGDVLTTMSGRTVEVLNTDAEGRLVLSDALTYVERFSPNIVIDIATLTGACVTALGESVSGLFTNSEDLAKELNRASQQTDDKIWRLPLFLEYQKQLSSDIADLSNIGKGKAGAITAAFFLSYFTRKYNWAHLDIAGTAWKSGKNKGATGRPVELLSQFLLNQSNYTYS
- the argF gene encoding ornithine carbamoyltransferase, coding for MNNLYKRDCLRLLDFTSLEINNIILLAEKLKKDKKNNKEIPLLKTKNIALIFEKESTRTRCSFEVAAFDQGANVTYLGPGSTHLGVKESIEDTAKILGRLYDGIQYRGHDHKIIEILSKYSKAPVWNGLTEKFHPTQLLADLLTIKENFPEKKFCNIKCAYVGDAHNNIGNSFLEAALLVGLDLRLVAPKECWPEKKLFKFCQEEAKKKKRNIICTENVAEGVKNVDFIYTDVWVSMGERKEIWEKRIKLLRPYQVNRNMLNMTYNSQVKILHCLPALHDQKTDMGKSILKKYGFQNGMEITDDIFKENQKIIFEQAENRLHTIKALLVSSLLKKNNL
- the pyrB gene encoding aspartate carbamoyltransferase, whose translation is MRNSLYKKSIISINDLKRKELELVLNKSFSLKKKPEPNLLKNKIIASCFFEASTRTRLSFETAIYRLGATMVGFSDGNNISLKKKGETLADTISVISSYVDGIIIRHPQEGSARLAVEFSNKIPIFNAGDGANQHPTQTLLDLFTIQETQNRLTHLNIAMVGDLKYGRTVHSLTQALAKFNNNKFFFISPDALIMPNHINDMLDKKEIYWKRYKNIEEVISEIDILYMTRIQKERLDSTEYTNEKSKFVLHTQTLKNARDNLKILHPLPRIDEIDRDVDNTPYAWYFKQAANGIYARQAILSLVLIEQHS